One genomic segment of Chelmon rostratus isolate fCheRos1 chromosome 22, fCheRos1.pri, whole genome shotgun sequence includes these proteins:
- the lrrc17 gene encoding leucine-rich repeat-containing protein 17 — translation MRLLATLLLLLLLRSAEPRRGPPRSGAAERGRVRGRGRAGVMRRQTQECKEYMEAGEKYLDCQDRQLTTVMQDWPKDIHHLLLARNKIQVLRDNMFSQFSQLKSLDLQQNDISMVEDGAFSGLSQLTTLLLQHNGLRTASEEVLLPLPRLTYLRVYDNPWSCHCSLDSLVRTLQVPSNRNLGNYAKCAEPLSLKGQKLRKLSVDLLCTADNQVDSRPAGGDRGGPRPPPIKVKAEATSMCHTYMFPKPLLDCSSKDLNNIPADLPSDIVKMDLSRNSITHLRPKQFLLSKDLKLLNLSSNSLRRIDTAAFAGLLYLRELDLSNNSLHYFQYGVLEDLYFLRKLSLENNPWICDYNIHYLIYWLKHHPGVFYTGLICSEPQEFRGWRVEDYVKTYNGECPKDRQTGGTDTGQGGQGGTDNEAQEVVRETGEGQGERLPQPLKEKKPNRFEIIRLS, via the exons aTGCGTCTCCTcgccaccctcctcctcttgctgcTCCTGCGGTCAGCTGAGCCCCGGAGAGGCCCCCCTCGGTCAGGGGCTGCGGAGAGGGGCCGTGTGCGGGGCAGAGGCAGGGCCGGAGTGATGAGACGTCAAACTCAAGAGTGTAAGGAATACATGGAGGCGGGAGAAAAGTACCTGGACTGCCAGGACAGGCAGCTGACCACTGTGATGCAGGACTGGCCCAAAGATATTCACCACCTGCTGTTGGCTAGAAACAAGATTCAG GTTTTGAGGGACAACATGTTCTCCCAGTTCAGCCAGCTGAAGAGCCTCGACCTCCAGCAGAATGACATCTCCATGGTGGAGGACGGAGCATTCAGCGGCCTGTCCCAGCTCACCaccctgctcctccagcacAACGGACTGAGAACAGCGTCCGAGGAGGTCCTGCTCCCTCTGCCCCGCCTTACCTACCTCCGTGTCTACGACAACCCCTGGAGCTGCCACTGCTCATTGGACAGCCTGGTCAGGACCCTGCAGGTGCCCAGCAACCGCAACCTGGGCAACTACGCCAAGTGTGCGGAACCTCTGTCACTGAAAGGCCAGAAGCTCAGGAAGCTGAGTGTGGACTTATTGTGCACGGCTGACAACCAGGTGGACAGCAGGCCTGCGGGCGGAGACAGGGGGGGACCGAGGCCTCCGCCAATCAAAGTAAAGGCAGAGGCCACGTCCATGTGCCACACCTACATGTTCCCCAAACCACTGCtggactgcagcagcaaag ATTTGAATAACATCCCAGCTGACCTGCCATCTGACATAGTGAAGATGGATCTGTCCAGGAACAGCATCACACATCTCAGGCCCAAACAGTTCCTGCTGTCCAAAGACCTCAAGCTGCTCAAcctcagcagcaacagcctGCGCCGTATAGACACAG CTGCATTTGCAGGCCTGCTGTACCTCCGTGAGCTCGACTTGTCCAACAACAGCCTCCATTACTTCCAGTACGGCGTACTGGAGGACCTCTACTTCCTACGGAAGCTCTCGCTGGAGAACAACCCCTGGATCTGCGACTACAACATCCACTACCTGATCTACTGGCTCAAGCACCACCCCGGCGTCTTCTACACTGGCCTGATCTGCTCTGAGCCGCAGGAGTTCAGGGGCTGGCGGGTCGAGGATTACGTCAAGACCTACAACGGGGAATGTCCTAAGGATAGACAAACTGGAGGGACGGATACGGGACAGGGAGGGCAAGGGGGGACAGACAATGAGGCGCAGGAGGTGGTGAGGGAGACAGGTGAGGGGCAGGGCGAGCGTCTGCCTCAGCccctgaaagagaagaagcCCAACAGGTTTGAGATCATCAGGCTGAGTTAG
- the LOC121625769 gene encoding ras-related protein Rab-19-like has product MQTPGPEHDDTFDFLFKIILIGDSNVGKTCVVQNFKSGVFSERQQNTIGVDFSVRTVDIEGKKVKMQVWDTAGQERFRTITQSYYRSAHGAIIAYDITRRPTFDSVTHWIKEVELYGASNVVLVVIGNKCDLEQERQVQFEEACNLANEMGVLAALETSAKESQNVEEAFMMMARELLARNGLNVQQGDLESNSTPRVLLRSNSRPVNGIASAYAPPEKKTCC; this is encoded by the exons ATGCAGACCCCAGGACCTGAGCATGATGACACTTTTGATTTCCTGTTTAAGATCATCCTGATCGGGGACTCCAACGTGGGGAAGACCTGCGTGGTTCAGAATTTCAAGTCGGGCGTCTTCTCGGAGAGGCAGCAGAACACCATCGGAGTGGATTTCAGCGTGCGGACCGTGGATATCGAGGGGAAGAAAGTGAAG atGCAGGTGTGGGACACAGCAGGTCAGGAGAGATTTCGCACCATCACCCAGAGCTACTACCGCAGCGCTCATGGCGCCATCATCGCCTATGACATCACGCGGCGCCCCACCTTTGACTCGGTGACTCACTGGATCAAGGAGGTGGAGCTCTACGGGGCAAGCAATGTCGTGCTGGTTGTCATCG GTAACAAATGTGACCTGGAGCAGGAGCGTCAGGTTCAGTTTGAGGAAGCCTGCAACCTGGCAAATGAGATGGGCGTACTCGCTGCTCTAGAAACATCTGCAAAG GAGAGTCAGAACGTGGAAGAAGCCTTCATGATGATGGCCAGAGAGCTGCTGGCTCGCAATGGCCTCAATGTCCAGCAGGGGGACTTAGAGAGCAACAGCACGCCTCGAGTCCTCCTCCGGTCCAACTCTCGGCCCGTCAATGGCATCGCAAGTGCCTACGCGCCACCAGAGAAGAAGACGTGTTGCTGA
- the LOC121625759 gene encoding tetraspanin-8-like: MGKVNVCLKRGYITVTSLIAILSALLLAITLFSHGYFEDEEVEKMHAGLHAMYVISIVTLLLTILGVYGACKEKQWPLIVFTVGIILGSLFMTACEIRALVVRPQLAEEMKRHYLDMLPLPNANEGFLDGLMYVQSELQCCGLDQGYQDWGYNISSSCLCTEESTNPCVAAPRNSSLSEFMVDDQPVMIYKEACLPYLIGDEISGINAALGIMMGVILLWMLAAVLGVVILCRLSQKDETPAVVYSPEAKAGNYAVLVDAAEYT, encoded by the exons ATGGGGAAGGTGAACGTCTGTCTGAAGCGCGGTTACATCACCGTGACCAGTCTGATCGCG atCCTGAGCGCCCTGCTGTTGGCAATCACTCTGTTCAGCCACGGATACTTCGAAGATGAAGAG gtggAGAAGATGCACGCAGGCCTTCACGCCATGTATGTCATTTCCATCGTAACACTGCTGTTGACCATCTTAGGTGTGTACGGTGCCTGTAAAGAGAAGCAGTGGCCGCTGATAGTG TTTACAGTTGGAATTATCCTGGGCAGTCTGTTCATGACTGCATGTGAAATCCGAGCGCTGGTTGTGCGACCACAG TTAGCTGAAGAAATGAAGAGGCATTACCTGGACATGCTTCCGCTGCCTAATGCCAATGAGGGTTTCTTAGACGGCCTCATGTATGTGCAGTCAGAG TTGCAGTGTTGTGGACTGGATCAGGGCTACCAGGACTGGGGCTACAACATCTCGTCATCCTGCCTGTGCACTGAAGAGTCCACTAATCCATGT gtggCAGCTCCCAGAAACAGCAGCCTGTCTGAGTTCATGGTCGATGACCAGCCCGTCATGATTTATAAAGAG GCGTGCCTTCCTTACTTGATTGGGGATGAGATAAGTGGCATAAACGCCGCGCTGGGCATAATGATGGGGGTCATATTACTCTGG ATGCTGGCAGCAGTGTTGGGCGTTGTCATCTTGTGTCGGCTGAGCCAGAAGGACGAAACGCCGGCGGTGGTCTACAGTCCCGAGGCAAAAGCAGGCAACTACGCCGTCCTCGTAGACGCTGCAGAGTACACCTGA
- the LOC121626045 gene encoding tetraspanin-8-like, protein MQRSAVVVVADKTSLKRPFIFANAVHMALCFFMLTMTVAWHRDLIQTGKLVSSVSVVIMYVMEIGCLLLSVLGVFGACKGKRWCLILYATGMAAASQTIIVRTALSYQDVYEKRVVREESKLLSMMPLTGTSKANRTLLYSIQQEFECCGLIEGYKDWGSSIPASCNCQYPGKCIRLRGSATLGAPKNQYVYQEPCLPIYVSELKLAFSLAMGIQFGSGVFWVVLLVMSIKLMGQIKRKQEFMALLQSNRYVPGAF, encoded by the exons ATGCAGCGGAGCGCGGTGGTCGTGGTGGCGGACAAAACGAGCCTGAAAAGGCCGTTTATCTTTGCTAATGCTGTGCATATG GCGCTGTGCTTCTTCATGTTGACGATGACAGTCGCTTGGCATAGAGACCTCATACAAACTGGCAAG CTGGTGTCCAGTGTTTCTGTCGTGATAATGTATGTCATGGAGATcggctgcctgctgctctcagtgCTCGGTGTGTTTGGAGCCTGTAAAGGAAAGAGATGGTGTTTGATTCTG tatgcaACTGGGATGGCAGCAGCCAGTCAAACAATAATTGTCAGAACGGCACTAAGTTACCAAGATGTTTATGAG AAACGAGTGGTCCGCGAGGAGTCCAAGCTGCTGTCCATGATGCCCCTCACTGGAACCAGCAAAGCCAACAGGACGCTGCTGTATAGCATTCAGCAAGAA TTTGAGTGCTGTGGTCTTATTGAAGGCTACAAAGACTGGGGCTCTTCCATCCCTGCTTCCTGTAACTGTCAATATCCAGGAAAATGC ATTCGCCTACGGGGCAGCGCCACACTTGGAGCTCCGAAGAACCAGTATGTTTATCAAGAG CCTTGCCTGCCAATTTATGTGTCTGAACTGAAGCTTGCATTCTCGTTGGCCATGGGTATACAGTTTGGAAGTGGAGTGTTTTGG GTGGTCTTACTTGTCATGAGCATCAAGCTGATGGGCCAGATAAAAAGGAAGCAGGAGTTCATGGCTCTCCTACAGTCCAACAGATACGTTCCCGGTGCCTTCTAG